The following proteins are encoded in a genomic region of Pan troglodytes isolate AG18354 chromosome 2, NHGRI_mPanTro3-v2.0_pri, whole genome shotgun sequence:
- the USP19 gene encoding ubiquitin carboxyl-terminal hydrolase 19 isoform X1 yields the protein MPAGPLTLCLWPASHLGEDWRPARATSWERWWRARGSEAEAGSQLDRGADLWLSVPCWRIWPQRVAKIAGPGRKRRSPDPDAVADPGALWLSTKRLKMSGGASATGPRRGPPGLEDTTSKKKQKDRANQESKDGGPRKETGSRYVAQAGLELLASGDPSASASHAAGITGSRHHTRLFFPSSSGSASTPQEEQTKEELLLDWRQSAEEVIVKLRVGVGPLQLEDVDAAFTDTDCVVRFAGGQQWGGVFYAEIKSSCAKVQTGEGSLLHLTLPKKVPMLTWPSLLKKPLGTQELVPGLQCQENGQELSPIALEPGPEPHRAKQEARNQKRAQGRGEVGSGAGPGAQAGPSAKRAVHLCRGPEGDGSRDDPGPQGDAPPFVADPATQVEADEQLCIPPLNSQTCLLGSEENLAPLAGEKAVPPGNDPVSPAMVRSRNPGKDDCAKEEMAVAADAAALVDGKEPESMVNLAFVKNDSYEKGPDSVVVHVYVKEICRDTSRVLFREQDFTLIFQTRDGNFLRLHPGCGPHATFRWQVKLRNLIEPEQCTFCFTASRIDICLRKRQSQRWGGLEAPAARGAVGGAKVAVPTGPTPLDSTPPGGAPHPLTGQEEARAVEKDKSKARSEDTGLDSVATRTPMEHVTPKPETHLASPKPTCMVPPMPHSPVSGDSVEEEEEEEKKVCLPGFTGLVNLGNTCFMNSVIQSLSNTRELRDFFHDRSFEAEINYNNPLGTGGRLAIGFAVLLRALWKGTHHAFQPSKLKAIVASKASQFTGYAQHDAQEFMAFLLDGLHEDLNRIQNKPYTETVDSDGRPDEVVAEEAWQRHKMRNDSFIVDLFQGQYKSKLVCPVCAKVSITFDPFLYLPVPLPQKQKVLPVFYFAREPHSKPIKFLVSVSKENSTASEVLDSLSQSVHVKPENLRLAEVIKNRFHRVFLPSHSLDTVSPSDMLLCFELLSSELAKERVVVLEVQQRPQVPSVPISKCAACQRKQQSEDEKLKRCTRCYRVGYCNQLCQKTHWPDHKGLCRPENIGYPFLVSVPASRLTYARLAQLLEGYARYSVSVFQPPFQPGRMALESQSPGCTTLLSTGSLEAGDSERDPIQPPELQLVTPMAEGDTGLPRVWAAPDRGPVPSTSGISSEMLASGPIEVGSLPAGERVSRPEAAVPGYQHPSEAMNAHTPLFFIYKIDSSNREQRLEDKGDTPLELGDDCSLALVWRNNERLQEFVLVASKELECAEDPGSAGEAARAGHFTLDQCLNLFTRPEVLAPEEAWYCPQCKQHREASKQLLLWRLPNVLIVQLKRFSFRSFIWRDKINDLVEFPVRNLDLSKFCIGQKEEQLPSYDLYAVINHYGGMIGGHYTACARLPNDRSSQRSDVGWRLFDDSTVTTVDESQVVTRYAYVLFYRRRNSPVERPPRAGHSEHHPDLGPAAEAAASQASRIWQELEAEEEPVPEGSGPLGPWGPQDWVGPLPRGPTTPDEGCLRYFVLGTVAALVALVLNVFYPLVSQSRWR from the exons TGGAGGTCCTAGGAAAG agacagggtctcgatatgttgcccaggctggtcttgaacttctggcctcaggtgatccttctgcctcagcctcccatgcagctgggatcacaggctcacgccaccatacccggctgttCTTTCCTTCATCATCAGGGTCAGCATCCACTCCTCAAGAGGAGCAGACCAAAGAGG AGTTGTTGCTCGATTGGAGGCAGAGTGCAGAAGAGGTGATTGTCAAGCTTCGTGTGGGAGTAGGTCCCCTGCAGCTGGAGGATGTAGATGCTGCTTTCACAGATACGGACTGTGTGGTGCGGTTTGCAG GTGGTCAGCAGTGGGGTGGTGTCTTCTATGCTGAGATAAAAAGCTCTTGTGCTAAAGTGCAAACCGGCGAGGGCAGTCTCCTGCACCTGACACTGCCCAAAAAGGTGCCTATGCTCACGTGGCCCTCCCTCCTG AAGAAACCTCTAGGGACCCAGGAGCTGGTGCCGGGGCTGCAGTGCCAGGAGAATGGGCAGGAACTGTCTCCCATTGCCCTGGAGCCAGGCCCTGAGCCCCACCGGGCTAAGCAGGAGGCCCGGAACCAGAAGCGGGCCCAGGGCCGTGGTGAGGTAGGCTCAGGGGCTGGCCCCGGGGCCCAGGCAGGGCCCAGCGCCAAGAGGGCTGTGCATCTCTGCAGAGGGCCAGAGGGGGACGGGTCCAGGGATGACCCTGGACCCCAGGGTGATGCCCCACCCTTCGTGGCTGACCCAGCCACCCAG GTTGAGGCTGATGAACAGCTTTGCATACCACCGCTGAACTCCCAaacctgcctcctgggctcagaggaGAATTTAGCCCCTTTGGCAGGAGAGAAAGCAGTGCCTCCCGGGAATGACCCAGTCTCTCCAGCCATGGTCCGGAGCAGAAACCCTGGGAAAGATGACTGTGCCAAGGAGGAGATGGCAGTGGCAGCAGATGCTGCAGCCTTGGTGGATGGTAAAG AGCCCGAGTCGATGGTGAACCTGGCGTTTGTCAAGAATGACTCGTATGAGAAGGGCCCGGATTCAGTGGTGGTGCACGTGTACGTGAAGGAGATCTGCAGGGACACCTCAAGAGTACTTTTCCGTGAGCAGGACTTCACGCTCATCTTCCAGACcag GGATGGAAACTTCCTGAGGCTGCACCCGGGCTGTGGGCCCCACGCCACCTTCCGTTGGCAGGTGAAGCTCAG GAATCTGATTGAGCCAGAGCAGTGCACCTTCTGTTTCACGGCTTCTCGCATCGACATCTGCCTTCGTAAGAGGCAGAGTCAGCGCTGGGGGGGCCTGGAGGCCCCAGCTGCACGAG GTGCAGTGGGTGGTGCAAAGGTTGCCGTGCCGACAGGTCCAACCCCTCTGGATTCAACCCCACCAGGAGGTGCTCCCCACCCGCTGACAGGCCAGGAGGAGGCCCGGGCTGTGGAGAAGGATAAATCCAAGGCACGATCTGAGGACACAGGGCTAGACAGTGTGGCAACCCGCACACCCATGGAGCATGTAACCCCAAAGCCAGAGACACACCTGGCCTCG CCCAAGCCTACATGCATGGTGCCTCCCATGCCCCACAGCCCAGTTAGTGGAGACAgcgtggaggaggaggaagaggaagagaagaaggtgTGTCTGCCAGGCTTCACTGGCCTTGTCAATTTAGGCAACACCTGCTTCATGAACAGCGTCATTCAGTCTCTGTCCAACACTCGGGAACTCCGGGACTTCTTCCATG ACCGCTCCTTTGAGGCTGAGATCAACTACAACAACCCACTAGGGACTGGTGGGCGTCTGGCCATTGGCTTTGCCGTGCTGCTTCGGGCGCTGTGGAAGGGCACCCACCATGCCTTCCAGCCTTCCAAGTTGAAG GCCATTGTGGCGAGTAAGGCCAGCCAGTTCACAGGCTATGCACAGCATGATGCCCAGGAGTTCATGGCTTTCCTGCTGGATGGGCTGCACGAGGACCTGAATCGCATTCAGAACAAGCCCTACACAGAGACCGTGGATTCAGATGGGCGGCCCGATGAG GTGGTAGCTGAGGAAGCATGGCAGCGGCACAAGATGAGGAATGACTCTTTCATCGTGGACTTATTTCAGGGGCAGTACAAGTCGAAGCTGGTGTGCCCTGTGTGTGCCAAG GTCTCCATCACTTTTGACCCGTTTCTTTATCTGCCGGTGCCCTTGCCACAAAAGCAAAAGGTTCTCCCTGTCTTTTATTTTGCCCGAGAGCCCCACAGCAAGCCCATCAAG TTCCTGGTGAGCGTCAGCAAGGAGAACTCCACTGCGAGCGAAGTATTGGACTCCCTCTCTCAGAGTGTTCATGTGAAGCCTGAGAACCTGCGTTTGGCGGAG GTAATTAAGAATCGTTTCCATCGTGTGTTCCTACCCTCCCACTCACTGGACACTGTGTCCCCATCTGATATGCTCCTCTGCTTTGAGCTGCTATCCTCAGAGTTGGCTAAGGAGCGGGTAGTGGTGCTAGAGGTGCAACAG CGCCCCCAGGTGCCCAGCGTCCCCATCTCCAAGTGTGCAGCCTGCCAGCGGAAGCAACAGTCGGAGGATGAAAAGCTGAAGCGCTGTACCCGGTGCTACCGTGTGGGCTACTGCAACCA GCTCTGCCAGAAAACCCACTGGCCTGACCACAAGGGCCTCTGCCGACCTGAGAACATTGGCTACCCCTTCCTGGTCAGTGTACCTGCCTCGCGCCTCACTTATGCCCGCCTCGCTCAGTTGCTAGAGGGCTATGCCCG GTACTCTGTGAGTGTATTCCAGCCACCCTTTCAGCCAGGCCGCATGGCCTTGGAGTCTCAGAGCCCTGGCTGCACCACACTGCTCTCCACTGGCTCCCTGGAGGCTGGGGACAGCGAGAGAGACCCCATTCAGCCACCTGAGCTCCAGCTGGTGACCCCTATGGCTGAGGGGGACACAGGGCTTCCCCGGGTGTGGGCAGCCCCTGACCGGGGTCCTGTGCCCAGCACCAGTGGAATTTCTTCTGAGATGCTGGCCAGTGGGCCCATTGAGGTTGGCTCCTTGCCTGCTGGCGAGAGGGTGTCCCGACCCGAAG CTGCTGTGCCTGGGTACCAGCATCCAAGTGAAGCTATGAATGCCCACACACCCCtgttcttcatctataaaattgatTCATCCAACCGAGAGCAGCGGCTAGAGGACAAAG GAGACACCCCACTGGAGCTGGGTGACGACTGTAGCCTGGCTCTCGTCTGGCGGAACAATGAGCGCTTGCAGGAGTTTGTGTTGGTAGCCTCCAAGGAGCTGGAATGTGCTGAGGATCCAGGCTCTGCCGGTGAGGCTGCCCGGGCCGGCCACTTCACCCTGGACCAGTGCCTCAACCTCTTCACACGGCCTGAGGTGCTGGCACCCGAGGAGGCCTG GTACTGCCCACAGTGCAAACAGCACCGTGAGGCCTCCAAGCAGCTGTTGCTATGGCGCCtgccaaatgttctcattgtgcaGCTCAAGCGCTTCTCCTTTCGTAGTTTTATCTGGCGTGACAAGATCAATGACTTGGTGGAGTTCCCTGTTAG GAACCTGGACCTGAGCAAGTTCTGCATTGGTCAGAAAGAGGAGCAGCTGCCCAGCTACGATCTATATGCTGTCATCAACCACTATGGAGGCATGATTGGTGGCCACTACACTGCCTGTGCACGCCTGCCCAATGATCGTAGCAGTCAGCGCAGTGACGTGG GCTGGCGCTTGTTTGATGACAGCACAGTGACAACGGTAGACGAGAGCCAGGTTGTGACGCGTTACGCCTATGTACTCTTCTACCGCCGGCGGAACTCTCCTGTGGAGAGGCCCCCCAGGGCAGGTCACTCTGAGCACCACCCAGACCTAGGCCCTGCAGCTGAGGCTGCTGCCAGCCAG GCTTCCCGGATTtggcaggagctggaggctgaggaggagccGGTGCCTGAGGGGTCTGGGCCCCTGGGTCCCTGGGGGCCCCAAGACTGGGTGGGCCCCCTACCACGTGGCCCTACCACACCAGATGAGGGCTGCCTCCGGTACTTTGTCCTGGGCACCGTGGCGGCTTTGGTGGCCCTCGTGCTCAACGTGTTCTATCCTCTGGTATCCCAGAGTCGCTGGAGATGA
- the USP19 gene encoding ubiquitin carboxyl-terminal hydrolase 19 isoform X2, which yields MPAGPLTLCLWPASHLGEDWRPARATSWERWWRARGSEAEAGSQLDRGADLWLSVPCWRIWPQRVAKIAGPGRKRRSPDPDAVADPGALWLSTKRLKMSGGASATGPRRGPPGLEDTTSKKKQKDRANQESKDGGPRKETGSRYVAQAGLELLASGDPSASASHAAGITGSRHHTRLFFPSSSGSASTPQEEQTKEELLLDWRQSAEEVIVKLRVGVGPLQLEDVDAAFTDTDCVVRFAGGQQWGGVFYAEIKSSCAKVQTGEGSLLHLTLPKKVPMLTWPSLLKPLGTQELVPGLQCQENGQELSPIALEPGPEPHRAKQEARNQKRAQGRGEVGSGAGPGAQAGPSAKRAVHLCRGPEGDGSRDDPGPQGDAPPFVADPATQVEADEQLCIPPLNSQTCLLGSEENLAPLAGEKAVPPGNDPVSPAMVRSRNPGKDDCAKEEMAVAADAAALVDGKEPESMVNLAFVKNDSYEKGPDSVVVHVYVKEICRDTSRVLFREQDFTLIFQTRDGNFLRLHPGCGPHATFRWQVKLRNLIEPEQCTFCFTASRIDICLRKRQSQRWGGLEAPAARGAVGGAKVAVPTGPTPLDSTPPGGAPHPLTGQEEARAVEKDKSKARSEDTGLDSVATRTPMEHVTPKPETHLASPKPTCMVPPMPHSPVSGDSVEEEEEEEKKVCLPGFTGLVNLGNTCFMNSVIQSLSNTRELRDFFHDRSFEAEINYNNPLGTGGRLAIGFAVLLRALWKGTHHAFQPSKLKAIVASKASQFTGYAQHDAQEFMAFLLDGLHEDLNRIQNKPYTETVDSDGRPDEVVAEEAWQRHKMRNDSFIVDLFQGQYKSKLVCPVCAKVSITFDPFLYLPVPLPQKQKVLPVFYFAREPHSKPIKFLVSVSKENSTASEVLDSLSQSVHVKPENLRLAEVIKNRFHRVFLPSHSLDTVSPSDMLLCFELLSSELAKERVVVLEVQQRPQVPSVPISKCAACQRKQQSEDEKLKRCTRCYRVGYCNQLCQKTHWPDHKGLCRPENIGYPFLVSVPASRLTYARLAQLLEGYARYSVSVFQPPFQPGRMALESQSPGCTTLLSTGSLEAGDSERDPIQPPELQLVTPMAEGDTGLPRVWAAPDRGPVPSTSGISSEMLASGPIEVGSLPAGERVSRPEAAVPGYQHPSEAMNAHTPLFFIYKIDSSNREQRLEDKGDTPLELGDDCSLALVWRNNERLQEFVLVASKELECAEDPGSAGEAARAGHFTLDQCLNLFTRPEVLAPEEAWYCPQCKQHREASKQLLLWRLPNVLIVQLKRFSFRSFIWRDKINDLVEFPVRNLDLSKFCIGQKEEQLPSYDLYAVINHYGGMIGGHYTACARLPNDRSSQRSDVGWRLFDDSTVTTVDESQVVTRYAYVLFYRRRNSPVERPPRAGHSEHHPDLGPAAEAAASQASRIWQELEAEEEPVPEGSGPLGPWGPQDWVGPLPRGPTTPDEGCLRYFVLGTVAALVALVLNVFYPLVSQSRWR from the exons TGGAGGTCCTAGGAAAG agacagggtctcgatatgttgcccaggctggtcttgaacttctggcctcaggtgatccttctgcctcagcctcccatgcagctgggatcacaggctcacgccaccatacccggctgttCTTTCCTTCATCATCAGGGTCAGCATCCACTCCTCAAGAGGAGCAGACCAAAGAGG AGTTGTTGCTCGATTGGAGGCAGAGTGCAGAAGAGGTGATTGTCAAGCTTCGTGTGGGAGTAGGTCCCCTGCAGCTGGAGGATGTAGATGCTGCTTTCACAGATACGGACTGTGTGGTGCGGTTTGCAG GTGGTCAGCAGTGGGGTGGTGTCTTCTATGCTGAGATAAAAAGCTCTTGTGCTAAAGTGCAAACCGGCGAGGGCAGTCTCCTGCACCTGACACTGCCCAAAAAGGTGCCTATGCTCACGTGGCCCTCCCTCCTG AAACCTCTAGGGACCCAGGAGCTGGTGCCGGGGCTGCAGTGCCAGGAGAATGGGCAGGAACTGTCTCCCATTGCCCTGGAGCCAGGCCCTGAGCCCCACCGGGCTAAGCAGGAGGCCCGGAACCAGAAGCGGGCCCAGGGCCGTGGTGAGGTAGGCTCAGGGGCTGGCCCCGGGGCCCAGGCAGGGCCCAGCGCCAAGAGGGCTGTGCATCTCTGCAGAGGGCCAGAGGGGGACGGGTCCAGGGATGACCCTGGACCCCAGGGTGATGCCCCACCCTTCGTGGCTGACCCAGCCACCCAG GTTGAGGCTGATGAACAGCTTTGCATACCACCGCTGAACTCCCAaacctgcctcctgggctcagaggaGAATTTAGCCCCTTTGGCAGGAGAGAAAGCAGTGCCTCCCGGGAATGACCCAGTCTCTCCAGCCATGGTCCGGAGCAGAAACCCTGGGAAAGATGACTGTGCCAAGGAGGAGATGGCAGTGGCAGCAGATGCTGCAGCCTTGGTGGATGGTAAAG AGCCCGAGTCGATGGTGAACCTGGCGTTTGTCAAGAATGACTCGTATGAGAAGGGCCCGGATTCAGTGGTGGTGCACGTGTACGTGAAGGAGATCTGCAGGGACACCTCAAGAGTACTTTTCCGTGAGCAGGACTTCACGCTCATCTTCCAGACcag GGATGGAAACTTCCTGAGGCTGCACCCGGGCTGTGGGCCCCACGCCACCTTCCGTTGGCAGGTGAAGCTCAG GAATCTGATTGAGCCAGAGCAGTGCACCTTCTGTTTCACGGCTTCTCGCATCGACATCTGCCTTCGTAAGAGGCAGAGTCAGCGCTGGGGGGGCCTGGAGGCCCCAGCTGCACGAG GTGCAGTGGGTGGTGCAAAGGTTGCCGTGCCGACAGGTCCAACCCCTCTGGATTCAACCCCACCAGGAGGTGCTCCCCACCCGCTGACAGGCCAGGAGGAGGCCCGGGCTGTGGAGAAGGATAAATCCAAGGCACGATCTGAGGACACAGGGCTAGACAGTGTGGCAACCCGCACACCCATGGAGCATGTAACCCCAAAGCCAGAGACACACCTGGCCTCG CCCAAGCCTACATGCATGGTGCCTCCCATGCCCCACAGCCCAGTTAGTGGAGACAgcgtggaggaggaggaagaggaagagaagaaggtgTGTCTGCCAGGCTTCACTGGCCTTGTCAATTTAGGCAACACCTGCTTCATGAACAGCGTCATTCAGTCTCTGTCCAACACTCGGGAACTCCGGGACTTCTTCCATG ACCGCTCCTTTGAGGCTGAGATCAACTACAACAACCCACTAGGGACTGGTGGGCGTCTGGCCATTGGCTTTGCCGTGCTGCTTCGGGCGCTGTGGAAGGGCACCCACCATGCCTTCCAGCCTTCCAAGTTGAAG GCCATTGTGGCGAGTAAGGCCAGCCAGTTCACAGGCTATGCACAGCATGATGCCCAGGAGTTCATGGCTTTCCTGCTGGATGGGCTGCACGAGGACCTGAATCGCATTCAGAACAAGCCCTACACAGAGACCGTGGATTCAGATGGGCGGCCCGATGAG GTGGTAGCTGAGGAAGCATGGCAGCGGCACAAGATGAGGAATGACTCTTTCATCGTGGACTTATTTCAGGGGCAGTACAAGTCGAAGCTGGTGTGCCCTGTGTGTGCCAAG GTCTCCATCACTTTTGACCCGTTTCTTTATCTGCCGGTGCCCTTGCCACAAAAGCAAAAGGTTCTCCCTGTCTTTTATTTTGCCCGAGAGCCCCACAGCAAGCCCATCAAG TTCCTGGTGAGCGTCAGCAAGGAGAACTCCACTGCGAGCGAAGTATTGGACTCCCTCTCTCAGAGTGTTCATGTGAAGCCTGAGAACCTGCGTTTGGCGGAG GTAATTAAGAATCGTTTCCATCGTGTGTTCCTACCCTCCCACTCACTGGACACTGTGTCCCCATCTGATATGCTCCTCTGCTTTGAGCTGCTATCCTCAGAGTTGGCTAAGGAGCGGGTAGTGGTGCTAGAGGTGCAACAG CGCCCCCAGGTGCCCAGCGTCCCCATCTCCAAGTGTGCAGCCTGCCAGCGGAAGCAACAGTCGGAGGATGAAAAGCTGAAGCGCTGTACCCGGTGCTACCGTGTGGGCTACTGCAACCA GCTCTGCCAGAAAACCCACTGGCCTGACCACAAGGGCCTCTGCCGACCTGAGAACATTGGCTACCCCTTCCTGGTCAGTGTACCTGCCTCGCGCCTCACTTATGCCCGCCTCGCTCAGTTGCTAGAGGGCTATGCCCG GTACTCTGTGAGTGTATTCCAGCCACCCTTTCAGCCAGGCCGCATGGCCTTGGAGTCTCAGAGCCCTGGCTGCACCACACTGCTCTCCACTGGCTCCCTGGAGGCTGGGGACAGCGAGAGAGACCCCATTCAGCCACCTGAGCTCCAGCTGGTGACCCCTATGGCTGAGGGGGACACAGGGCTTCCCCGGGTGTGGGCAGCCCCTGACCGGGGTCCTGTGCCCAGCACCAGTGGAATTTCTTCTGAGATGCTGGCCAGTGGGCCCATTGAGGTTGGCTCCTTGCCTGCTGGCGAGAGGGTGTCCCGACCCGAAG CTGCTGTGCCTGGGTACCAGCATCCAAGTGAAGCTATGAATGCCCACACACCCCtgttcttcatctataaaattgatTCATCCAACCGAGAGCAGCGGCTAGAGGACAAAG GAGACACCCCACTGGAGCTGGGTGACGACTGTAGCCTGGCTCTCGTCTGGCGGAACAATGAGCGCTTGCAGGAGTTTGTGTTGGTAGCCTCCAAGGAGCTGGAATGTGCTGAGGATCCAGGCTCTGCCGGTGAGGCTGCCCGGGCCGGCCACTTCACCCTGGACCAGTGCCTCAACCTCTTCACACGGCCTGAGGTGCTGGCACCCGAGGAGGCCTG GTACTGCCCACAGTGCAAACAGCACCGTGAGGCCTCCAAGCAGCTGTTGCTATGGCGCCtgccaaatgttctcattgtgcaGCTCAAGCGCTTCTCCTTTCGTAGTTTTATCTGGCGTGACAAGATCAATGACTTGGTGGAGTTCCCTGTTAG GAACCTGGACCTGAGCAAGTTCTGCATTGGTCAGAAAGAGGAGCAGCTGCCCAGCTACGATCTATATGCTGTCATCAACCACTATGGAGGCATGATTGGTGGCCACTACACTGCCTGTGCACGCCTGCCCAATGATCGTAGCAGTCAGCGCAGTGACGTGG GCTGGCGCTTGTTTGATGACAGCACAGTGACAACGGTAGACGAGAGCCAGGTTGTGACGCGTTACGCCTATGTACTCTTCTACCGCCGGCGGAACTCTCCTGTGGAGAGGCCCCCCAGGGCAGGTCACTCTGAGCACCACCCAGACCTAGGCCCTGCAGCTGAGGCTGCTGCCAGCCAG GCTTCCCGGATTtggcaggagctggaggctgaggaggagccGGTGCCTGAGGGGTCTGGGCCCCTGGGTCCCTGGGGGCCCCAAGACTGGGTGGGCCCCCTACCACGTGGCCCTACCACACCAGATGAGGGCTGCCTCCGGTACTTTGTCCTGGGCACCGTGGCGGCTTTGGTGGCCCTCGTGCTCAACGTGTTCTATCCTCTGGTATCCCAGAGTCGCTGGAGATGA